Proteins encoded in a region of the Halodesulfovibrio marinisediminis DSM 17456 genome:
- a CDS encoding chemotaxis protein CheW, with product MVKTPEEYFEDHLFDVVQAEPANSFTAAEAAFMSKYLGVNEAEALERLGLHKAVEPECVLSAVGSDCDIAAKVTSLPTVAVGASDNDSSQKVNTPSAFDMDKAEEPSAEKVTTVPEIAVAEPVQDEIANTANESLLDDSFGADTVTPVEEEDNWFGVNLEREPDLLEQLRNESELQMVSFFLGKQEFTVPISAVQEVIRHLPPTKLPVAPPFVSGVINLRGTVTPIIQLRELLGIAGLEEQGRSDKFIVVCKRHGLQFGLVIDTVHTMYRVPQGSIDWAVESHLGVAVQYIFGLMKSDDMLIGIISVDNIVEAILEG from the coding sequence ATGGTAAAGACTCCTGAAGAATATTTTGAAGATCATTTATTTGATGTAGTGCAAGCTGAACCCGCAAATAGTTTTACTGCGGCTGAAGCAGCATTTATGTCAAAGTACCTTGGTGTAAATGAGGCAGAAGCATTAGAGCGGCTTGGCTTACACAAAGCTGTTGAGCCTGAATGCGTTCTCAGCGCAGTTGGCTCTGACTGTGATATTGCTGCAAAGGTAACATCGCTCCCGACTGTTGCGGTGGGAGCTTCTGATAACGATTCTAGTCAAAAGGTGAATACGCCTTCAGCTTTTGACATGGATAAAGCAGAAGAGCCGTCTGCTGAAAAAGTAACTACGGTTCCTGAAATTGCAGTTGCCGAACCTGTGCAGGATGAAATTGCAAATACTGCAAACGAATCTTTACTAGATGACAGTTTTGGCGCTGACACAGTTACTCCGGTAGAAGAAGAGGACAACTGGTTTGGTGTAAATCTTGAGAGAGAGCCTGATTTACTTGAACAACTTCGCAATGAAAGTGAACTCCAGATGGTGAGTTTCTTTCTTGGAAAACAAGAGTTCACTGTCCCGATCAGTGCAGTTCAAGAAGTTATCAGGCACCTCCCCCCAACTAAACTGCCAGTAGCGCCTCCATTTGTTAGCGGAGTAATTAATTTAAGGGGGACAGTGACGCCGATTATTCAGTTGAGGGAATTACTCGGCATTGCTGGTTTAGAAGAACAAGGTCGGTCAGATAAGTTCATTGTGGTTTGCAAGCGACATGGACTGCAGTTCGGTCTTGTTATTGATACTGTGCACACCATGTACAGAGTGCCACAAGGTTCCATTGACTGGGCTGTTGAATCTCACCTTGGAGTAGCAGTTCAGTATATTTTTGGGTTGATGAAATCTGACGACATGCTCATCGGTATTATCTCTGTGGATAATATCGTTGAAGCCATCCTTGAAGGATAG
- a CDS encoding YigZ family protein: protein MSDRYLIPDTTHYRVEEIIKKSQFIVTLAHTPSVEEAKAFIAAIKEEFPDATHNCWAYQAGPPGSTAMVGMSDDGEPHGTAGKPMLNMLLHSDVGEISAVVTRYFGGTKLGTGGLVRAYSGMVKLGLETLPTREKITPVRLEVIIDYSSVTLFKRMLPDYEIKVLEENFGADATFIVEMPKEHAEKFSAAVVELTNGNALIDDITDDE from the coding sequence ATGTCAGATAGGTACCTTATTCCAGATACAACACATTATCGTGTTGAAGAGATAATTAAGAAGAGTCAGTTCATAGTAACGCTGGCGCATACTCCTTCCGTTGAAGAGGCAAAAGCGTTTATTGCAGCCATAAAGGAAGAGTTCCCCGATGCAACACATAATTGCTGGGCATATCAGGCGGGACCTCCCGGTTCCACAGCTATGGTTGGCATGAGCGATGATGGCGAGCCGCATGGTACTGCGGGCAAGCCTATGCTTAATATGTTGTTGCATTCAGATGTGGGGGAAATTTCGGCTGTTGTTACACGGTACTTTGGTGGGACAAAACTTGGTACCGGCGGGTTGGTTCGTGCTTATTCCGGCATGGTGAAACTTGGTCTGGAAACGCTACCTACTCGTGAGAAGATTACGCCGGTACGACTTGAAGTAATTATAGATTACAGTTCAGTGACGTTGTTCAAGCGGATGCTGCCTGATTATGAAATTAAAGTTCTGGAAGAAAATTTTGGAGCCGATGCCACATTTATTGTGGAGATGCCGAAGGAGCATGCAGAAAAATTTTCTGCTGCTGTTGTTGAACTGACAAACGGTAATGCGTTGATAGACGATATTACTGATGATGAATAG
- the yjgA gene encoding ribosome biogenesis factor YjgA, with amino-acid sequence MVTDHEQELEVEESEEYVSRSEKKRRSTAIQKVGEDLAAFPITAIRSFNLPHDLLQAYEELQNITKHEAKRRQMQYIGKILREIDIEPIRARIEEVQEGKAAQAADFHHLERLRERLIQDDKEALNFVVESYPDVDIQKLRQLIRNTKKEIEKQKPLKSYKLLFRYLRDLEQG; translated from the coding sequence ATGGTTACAGATCATGAACAGGAATTGGAAGTAGAAGAAAGTGAAGAGTATGTAAGCCGGTCTGAGAAGAAGCGCCGCAGCACAGCTATCCAGAAAGTTGGAGAAGATTTGGCTGCGTTTCCTATCACCGCGATTCGTTCTTTTAATCTTCCGCATGACTTATTGCAGGCATATGAAGAACTGCAAAATATTACTAAACATGAAGCGAAGCGCCGACAGATGCAGTATATCGGTAAAATTCTTCGCGAGATAGATATAGAGCCTATTAGAGCACGTATTGAAGAAGTGCAGGAAGGCAAAGCTGCTCAGGCTGCTGATTTTCATCACTTGGAGCGTTTGCGTGAGCGTTTGATTCAGGACGATAAGGAAGCACTGAATTTTGTTGTGGAGTCATACCCCGACGTAGACATTCAAAAGCTGCGTCAACTTATTCGCAATACAAAAAAAGAGATCGAAAAGCAGAAGCCGTTAAAATCGTACAAGTTGCTTTTCCGCTATTTGCGTGATCTTGAGCAGGGATAA
- a CDS encoding HEAT repeat domain-containing protein: protein MSECDKILNQLRSDDSESVRDAAFVAGTERIECAIPELIRHIQEGNLGVQEAADRALRVIRGEKAVQAVIPLLASEEAPVRNAAMDILREIAEDDLESVMSQLNSSDPDLRIFVSDILGSSNSLFAVAPLCDALLKDEEVNVRYQAAVSLGELGFSDAADSLINALEDEEWVQFSVIEALTKIGAAQTSGALVRALDGASPLVASMIVEALGEMGDLKIVPLLIEQMETAPAPLQNKICRAVVQLLGDKTLELLPADKREQFNKALLNALEDEDEQIQLAALRGLSTAKGDDATQKVMSTVATFNVDRDTDKLIAAVECLANIGCNNALLDVFLDDSELALRVAAEAVSRMSESEMKKAIPTIISVFNNKGLSVQSDLITVLAKAADSSEETFFQNVLKEQTDGLLLKKALFFLGENSNSPESAEMVFEMLSHESFDVKDAALEAAISMDNEILWSRFVSSVESEDSTERMMAVYALGKSMNDVHVGLLKEALSDPVVDVRLVALEGVIALTSEPEDLMEQVQELLHDSNKDVRLAVVDMIGKAQSEVYQHYLIEALTDEDDWVTVRAIEHLGALHNNEVVEPLLGVFATRSILVQHKVIKMLGKIGTERCFGALLTMMSHDDPEICEAAERAAEQIRSR from the coding sequence ATGTCTGAATGTGACAAAATTTTAAATCAGTTACGCTCTGATGATTCCGAGTCCGTTCGTGATGCTGCCTTTGTTGCAGGAACTGAAAGAATTGAATGTGCAATTCCGGAATTGATCCGGCATATTCAGGAAGGCAACTTAGGGGTGCAGGAAGCTGCTGACCGTGCTCTTCGTGTCATCCGTGGGGAAAAAGCTGTTCAGGCGGTTATTCCGCTTCTCGCCTCAGAAGAAGCTCCGGTGCGAAATGCTGCAATGGATATCTTGCGTGAGATTGCAGAAGATGATCTCGAAAGTGTGATGAGCCAGTTAAATAGCTCTGATCCGGATCTTAGAATTTTTGTTTCTGATATTTTAGGTTCTTCAAACAGTCTTTTTGCTGTTGCTCCGCTGTGTGACGCATTACTCAAAGATGAAGAGGTTAATGTTCGTTATCAGGCTGCGGTAAGTCTTGGTGAACTTGGTTTTTCTGACGCTGCAGATAGTCTTATTAATGCGTTGGAAGATGAAGAGTGGGTTCAATTTTCAGTTATTGAAGCCCTTACCAAAATTGGTGCAGCTCAGACTTCCGGTGCATTAGTGAGAGCACTTGACGGAGCAAGTCCGCTAGTTGCTTCTATGATTGTTGAAGCGCTAGGTGAAATGGGGGATCTGAAAATTGTTCCGCTTCTTATTGAGCAGATGGAAACTGCCCCTGCTCCGTTACAGAATAAAATTTGCCGTGCTGTAGTTCAGCTTCTTGGTGACAAGACCCTTGAACTGCTTCCTGCAGATAAGCGTGAACAGTTTAATAAAGCATTACTTAATGCTCTCGAAGATGAAGATGAGCAAATTCAGCTTGCAGCTTTACGAGGGCTTTCAACCGCTAAAGGTGATGATGCTACTCAGAAGGTTATGAGTACTGTCGCTACTTTTAATGTAGACCGTGATACTGACAAGCTCATTGCTGCTGTTGAGTGCCTTGCAAATATCGGCTGCAACAATGCTCTGCTGGATGTTTTTCTTGATGACAGTGAACTTGCTTTGCGTGTTGCGGCGGAAGCTGTCTCCCGTATGTCTGAATCAGAAATGAAAAAGGCTATTCCGACTATCATTTCAGTGTTTAATAATAAGGGACTGTCCGTTCAGAGTGATCTAATCACTGTCCTTGCAAAAGCTGCTGACTCTTCTGAGGAGACGTTCTTCCAGAATGTTTTGAAAGAACAAACTGATGGATTGCTTCTTAAGAAAGCACTATTTTTTCTCGGTGAAAATTCAAACTCTCCTGAGAGTGCTGAAATGGTATTCGAAATGCTATCCCATGAGTCTTTTGACGTGAAGGATGCAGCGTTAGAAGCTGCAATTTCCATGGATAACGAAATCCTTTGGAGTCGTTTTGTTTCCAGCGTGGAGAGTGAAGATTCAACAGAGCGTATGATGGCTGTGTACGCGTTGGGTAAATCCATGAATGATGTGCATGTCGGATTACTTAAGGAAGCACTTTCCGATCCGGTAGTTGATGTCCGACTTGTAGCATTGGAAGGGGTGATTGCTTTGACCTCCGAACCTGAAGACTTAATGGAACAGGTGCAGGAGTTACTGCATGACAGCAATAAAGATGTTCGACTTGCTGTTGTTGATATGATCGGTAAAGCACAATCTGAAGTTTACCAACATTATCTCATTGAAGCTTTAACTGATGAAGACGACTGGGTTACGGTACGTGCAATTGAGCACTTGGGTGCTCTGCATAATAATGAAGTTGTTGAGCCGTTATTGGGTGTTTTTGCAACAAGAAGCATTCTTGTTCAGCATAAGGTCATCAAAATGCTTGGTAAGATAGGCACAGAGCGGTGTTTTGGTGCACTGTTAACCATGATGAGTCACGATGATCCGGAGATTTGTGAAGCTGCTGAACGAGCGGCTGAGCAGATAAGAAGCAGATAG
- a CDS encoding chemotaxis protein CheA — protein MSQEFLDPEIFADFIIEAKEHLETIEPNLLELEKDPEDISLLNEIFRPMHSLKGASGFLGLNKMNTLAHRAENIMDELRKGTMEATPAIMDVILEATDALRRIIDNLENEGEEGDVATEPIIQTLDALLAGEEPTQAAEPISFEQPAAVEETPLEAVQEASAIDYEDAEFEPSSRNVVNLPEGELYALTSFGEGHLRDFIEEAFENTADLSNGLLELEQNPEENDALVNDLFRFFHNLKGNSGIIGFNELNSITHEAETLLNRTRKGELPVTQGLIDLLLRCVDIIDTLVSKIDVDSGQVPQFDLSEILSVLRHAVEHGEFPEATKEEPAPVMEEESVDVAEDVPEYDKEDMDVFLITITQQRVGIDLAIKALEEDSSQEEFINSLYRSLITTQNSCSYMQYDKPRVQAERTAGLVDSGRNADMDFSLMLDLLVQEIEILNDMVDAELAVFNLSINTEEELKGVGEPSPEPQEELDMNLELPDSGSTEAPVSFVANALVEEPEAIQEPVTTQPEPQPVPPVEAPKVSPKPEPKVAPKSEAKAAPKAAPAPAKEKAPAKQQKPKSSSTIRVDHEKLDHLMNLIGELIINRNRYTMLARNLEDGQNVDVQEVAQSLTETTYAMARISDDLQDTIMKVRMVPVSSVFSRFPRLVRDLSRKSGKQVDLIMEGEETELDKSVVEVIGDPLVHLIRNAMDHGVESEEERLKAGKQAKGTVHLRAYYRGNSVAIEIEDDGKGIDPEKMREVAVRKGIISAEEAKALDDREAMELIFAPGFSSAETITDISGRGVGMDVVRTNIKNLKGSVAINSELGKGTRFTLTLPLTLAIIDALMVNVAGEEFAIPLDAVSETTKIEAKRLTDVNGRKAVTLRGEVLGLVYMSDLLDLPRSEETEVLSVVVIHDNDRRLGIVVDKLHERQEIVIKPLGEYLGDLKGISGATIMGDGSVILILDPHEIYLMATSKAI, from the coding sequence ATGAGCCAGGAGTTTTTAGATCCGGAAATTTTTGCTGATTTTATTATCGAAGCAAAAGAACACCTGGAGACTATCGAGCCAAACTTGCTGGAACTTGAAAAAGATCCAGAAGATATCTCGCTGCTGAATGAAATTTTTAGGCCGATGCACTCATTGAAAGGTGCATCTGGTTTTCTTGGTCTCAATAAAATGAATACACTTGCGCACCGTGCAGAGAATATTATGGATGAGTTGCGCAAGGGGACTATGGAAGCCACTCCTGCCATAATGGATGTGATTCTTGAGGCTACCGATGCATTACGCCGAATTATCGATAACCTTGAGAATGAAGGTGAGGAGGGCGACGTAGCAACTGAGCCAATTATCCAGACTCTGGATGCGTTGCTTGCTGGAGAAGAACCGACACAGGCCGCAGAACCTATTTCTTTCGAACAACCTGCCGCAGTTGAGGAAACGCCTCTTGAAGCTGTGCAGGAAGCTAGTGCTATTGATTATGAAGACGCAGAATTCGAGCCTAGTAGCCGCAATGTCGTGAACCTTCCGGAAGGAGAGCTTTATGCCCTTACTTCTTTTGGTGAAGGGCACTTACGTGATTTTATTGAAGAAGCCTTTGAAAATACCGCTGACTTGAGTAACGGTCTGCTTGAGCTTGAACAGAATCCAGAAGAGAACGATGCTCTTGTAAATGACTTGTTCCGCTTTTTTCATAATCTTAAAGGCAACAGCGGAATCATCGGTTTCAACGAGCTGAATAGTATTACGCACGAAGCGGAAACTTTGCTTAATAGAACACGCAAAGGTGAGTTGCCTGTAACTCAGGGACTTATTGATCTTTTGTTACGTTGTGTTGATATTATTGATACGCTTGTTAGTAAGATTGATGTTGATTCCGGTCAGGTTCCGCAGTTTGATCTTTCAGAAATTTTATCTGTATTGCGCCATGCCGTAGAACACGGTGAATTCCCCGAAGCAACCAAAGAAGAACCTGCTCCAGTTATGGAAGAAGAGTCTGTAGATGTGGCAGAAGACGTTCCAGAGTACGATAAAGAGGATATGGACGTCTTTCTTATTACCATTACGCAGCAGCGTGTGGGAATTGATCTTGCCATAAAAGCATTGGAAGAAGATTCTTCGCAGGAAGAATTTATTAATAGCCTGTACAGAAGTCTTATCACAACACAGAATTCTTGTAGTTACATGCAGTACGATAAGCCGCGAGTTCAGGCTGAACGTACTGCCGGGCTTGTAGATTCCGGCCGCAATGCTGATATGGACTTCTCTCTGATGCTTGACCTGTTGGTTCAGGAAATTGAAATCCTGAACGATATGGTTGATGCAGAGCTGGCGGTTTTTAATCTTTCAATTAATACAGAAGAGGAATTAAAAGGTGTAGGTGAACCTTCTCCTGAGCCACAGGAAGAATTGGATATGAATCTTGAGTTGCCGGATTCCGGCAGCACAGAGGCTCCAGTATCCTTTGTTGCGAATGCGCTTGTTGAAGAACCGGAAGCTATTCAGGAGCCAGTAACAACTCAACCTGAACCACAGCCAGTGCCACCTGTTGAAGCTCCTAAGGTGTCACCTAAGCCTGAACCAAAGGTAGCACCGAAGTCGGAAGCAAAAGCTGCTCCTAAAGCGGCACCTGCTCCAGCCAAAGAAAAAGCGCCTGCTAAACAGCAGAAGCCAAAATCTTCCAGCACCATTCGTGTAGATCATGAAAAGCTCGATCATCTGATGAACCTCATCGGTGAGCTTATCATTAACCGAAACCGCTACACCATGTTGGCCCGTAATTTGGAAGATGGACAGAATGTCGATGTGCAGGAAGTAGCTCAGTCTTTGACTGAAACTACCTATGCTATGGCGCGTATATCGGATGATCTTCAGGATACAATTATGAAGGTTCGCATGGTTCCTGTATCTTCTGTGTTCTCCCGCTTCCCTCGCCTTGTACGTGACCTTTCTCGTAAGAGTGGCAAGCAGGTTGATCTTATCATGGAAGGTGAAGAAACCGAACTGGATAAAAGCGTTGTGGAAGTTATCGGTGATCCGCTTGTTCACCTTATTCGTAACGCAATGGACCACGGTGTCGAGTCCGAAGAAGAACGCCTCAAAGCTGGTAAGCAAGCTAAAGGTACAGTTCATTTGCGTGCGTACTACCGTGGTAACTCTGTAGCCATTGAGATCGAAGACGATGGTAAGGGGATTGATCCTGAAAAAATGAGAGAAGTTGCGGTTCGCAAAGGTATTATCAGTGCAGAAGAAGCTAAAGCGCTTGATGACCGTGAAGCAATGGAACTCATTTTTGCTCCGGGCTTCTCTTCTGCTGAAACCATTACAGATATTTCAGGTCGAGGTGTTGGTATGGACGTTGTTCGTACTAACATTAAAAATCTTAAGGGTAGCGTCGCTATTAACTCCGAACTTGGAAAGGGCACTCGCTTTACTCTTACCTTGCCTCTTACTCTGGCGATTATTGATGCACTCATGGTTAATGTTGCTGGTGAAGAGTTTGCAATTCCTCTTGATGCGGTTTCTGAAACTACAAAGATTGAAGCAAAACGTCTTACTGATGTGAATGGACGTAAGGCGGTTACTCTGCGCGGTGAAGTGCTTGGTCTTGTTTACATGTCAGACCTGCTCGACTTACCTCGTTCAGAAGAGACAGAAGTGCTTTCCGTAGTTGTTATTCATGATAATGATAGACGACTTGGTATTGTTGTAGACAAGCTTCATGAACGTCAGGAAATCGTAATTAAACCGCTCGGCGAATATCTTGGAGATCTTAAAGGTATTTCCGGCGCAACCATTATGGGTGATGGTTCAGTAATTCTTATTCTTGATCCGCATGAAATTTATTTGATGGCAACTTCAAAGGCCATATAG
- a CDS encoding CheR family methyltransferase gives MSSLFSRSTSFQRELHASDEEFRQIRDHIYELCGIHIADNRKYLIENRLAARLKDLNLKTFGEYYYYLRYDKNRREELNRLYEVITTNETSFYRNPPQLKVFQDVVLKELLDTLRAKRSRRLRIWSAGCSSGEEPYTLGIILHEVLKSEIASWDIKITASDISTAVLAAAKTGVYSDYALRTTPPEITRKYFKQEGREYHLADSVKKLVRFDQLNLNDKLQMKRVERSQIIFCRNVIIYFDDEMKTRVMSSFYDNLLPGGALLIGHSESLHNISRAFRPEHHKGAIVYRKDS, from the coding sequence GTGTCATCACTTTTTTCAAGATCGACAAGTTTTCAACGGGAACTTCATGCTAGTGATGAAGAATTTCGACAGATTAGAGACCACATTTATGAGTTGTGCGGCATTCACATTGCTGACAATAGAAAGTACCTCATAGAAAACAGATTAGCGGCACGTCTTAAGGACTTGAACCTTAAAACTTTTGGCGAGTATTACTACTACTTGCGCTACGATAAAAATCGTCGGGAAGAGTTGAATCGTCTTTACGAAGTGATTACAACCAACGAGACGAGTTTTTATCGTAATCCGCCACAGCTTAAAGTCTTTCAGGATGTCGTACTTAAAGAACTGCTTGATACCCTTAGGGCTAAACGTAGCCGCAGGCTGCGTATATGGTCTGCCGGTTGTTCTTCCGGCGAAGAACCGTACACTTTGGGCATAATTTTGCATGAGGTTCTTAAATCTGAAATTGCTTCCTGGGATATCAAGATTACAGCAAGTGATATTTCCACAGCGGTTCTTGCTGCGGCAAAAACAGGAGTTTATTCCGACTATGCCTTGCGTACGACCCCTCCGGAAATTACCCGTAAGTATTTCAAACAGGAAGGACGGGAATACCATCTTGCGGATTCTGTGAAAAAGCTTGTTCGGTTTGACCAGTTGAATTTGAATGACAAGTTGCAGATGAAACGGGTAGAGCGGTCCCAGATTATCTTTTGTCGTAACGTAATCATCTATTTTGATGATGAAATGAAGACTCGGGTTATGAGCTCATTTTATGACAATCTTCTGCCTGGAGGAGCGTTGTTAATTGGGCATTCTGAGTCATTGCATAATATATCCAGGGCATTTAGACCTGAACATCATAAGGGTGCAATCGTCTATCGCAAGGATTCATAA
- a CDS encoding ParA family protein, with the protein MNAKVLAIANQKGGVGKTTTTVTLGAALARMKKKVLVIDLDPHACASVHLRFFPDSVQRTTYDLFTAPRKVWPLLWKQLIGRNEGQYFDTAPASIRLSELEVDLKEKHGKGSLLKAALEEIRDQYDYILLDCPPQLGMLQVNAIVACDLLIIPIQTDFLALHGLKLLFDTLRTLNKVLPKPVAYRALATMYDKRAGACRRVLDLLGRKMGDLMFSTVIGVDTRFRDASALGKSVYEIDASSRGARGYELLAKEVESLW; encoded by the coding sequence TTGAACGCCAAAGTTCTGGCTATTGCCAACCAAAAAGGCGGCGTGGGAAAAACTACCACAACTGTCACCCTCGGTGCAGCGTTGGCACGCATGAAGAAAAAAGTTCTTGTTATTGATCTTGACCCTCATGCGTGTGCCTCTGTCCATTTACGTTTTTTTCCGGATTCGGTGCAGCGAACAACATATGACTTGTTCACAGCGCCGCGGAAGGTTTGGCCGCTGTTATGGAAGCAGTTGATTGGCAGGAATGAGGGTCAGTATTTTGACACCGCTCCTGCTTCTATCAGGCTTTCAGAGCTTGAGGTTGATCTTAAGGAAAAACACGGAAAAGGTAGTTTGCTCAAAGCTGCATTGGAAGAAATTCGTGATCAGTATGACTATATTCTTTTGGACTGCCCACCTCAGCTTGGCATGCTTCAGGTAAATGCGATTGTTGCGTGTGATCTGTTGATTATTCCTATTCAGACAGATTTTTTAGCGTTGCATGGGTTGAAACTGCTTTTTGATACCCTACGTACCCTCAACAAGGTGCTGCCAAAGCCGGTTGCGTATCGAGCCTTAGCTACCATGTATGATAAACGTGCGGGTGCATGTCGAAGAGTGCTTGACTTGCTCGGTAGAAAGATGGGGGACCTAATGTTCTCCACGGTGATAGGGGTTGATACTCGCTTTAGGGACGCCAGTGCGCTTGGCAAGAGCGTGTATGAAATTGATGCATCCAGTCGTGGAGCACGTGGGTATGAGCTTTTGGCAAAAGAGGTAGAAAGCTTATGGTAA
- the pgl gene encoding 6-phosphogluconolactonase, whose protein sequence is MTKTIDLTLSVTESPQALARHAAKLFVDCCHDAIEKRGEYNVALSGGRTPKLFFETLASSKLAADIPWEKVNFYWVDERCVGPDDEHSNYRLAKEELLHKVAATHFYRMKGEINSQTAADEYESLLRRHFQLGAGEVPRFDFMLLGMGSDGHTASLFPGYDGIEIKNRLVTDQYIREMESWRITLTLPVLNNARACVFLIQGKEKHELLAKALNLLSDRTLPAQRVQPHDGKLYWIVDQDAYNG, encoded by the coding sequence ATGACTAAGACTATTGACCTGACTCTCTCTGTAACTGAATCACCCCAAGCTCTTGCCCGTCATGCTGCAAAACTTTTCGTTGATTGCTGCCACGATGCAATTGAAAAGCGCGGAGAATACAACGTAGCACTTTCAGGTGGTCGCACACCGAAACTCTTTTTTGAGACGCTGGCATCATCAAAACTTGCTGCTGACATTCCGTGGGAAAAAGTAAACTTCTACTGGGTAGATGAACGATGTGTAGGGCCGGATGATGAGCACTCCAACTACCGGCTTGCAAAAGAAGAGCTATTGCACAAAGTCGCTGCAACACACTTCTACAGAATGAAAGGTGAAATTAACTCGCAGACAGCTGCGGACGAATATGAAAGCCTGCTGCGCCGCCATTTCCAGCTTGGTGCCGGTGAGGTGCCACGGTTTGACTTTATGCTACTTGGAATGGGGTCAGACGGACACACCGCATCCCTCTTCCCGGGATATGACGGTATCGAAATAAAAAACCGACTGGTAACAGATCAATACATCCGTGAAATGGAGTCATGGCGTATTACCCTGACCTTGCCTGTATTAAACAATGCCCGTGCTTGCGTTTTCCTTATTCAAGGAAAGGAAAAACACGAACTACTTGCAAAAGCTCTCAACCTGTTAAGCGACAGGACATTGCCAGCCCAGCGGGTACAACCGCATGATGGTAAGTTGTACTGGATTGTAGATCAGGACGCCTACAACGGATAA
- a CDS encoding protein-glutamate methylesterase/protein-glutamine glutaminase: protein MIRVVVVDDSAFMRKALTTMLEKDPDIKVVATARNGAEGLTVIRQYNPDVVTLDIEMPKMDGLTALRHIMMEMPRPVLMISSLTTEGAESTLKAMELGAVDFIPKQLSKVSLEIVKIEKDLQQKVKSVSRRKIRAPRTSRPSLAAKAAPRVAAPVMRGRPKRDVVAIGVSTGGPPAVQKVLSKLPANFPAAILIAQHMPAAFTGPFAKRLDNVCKIKVKEASGAEPIAPGTAYIAPGGKHIVLQQSGSRMEVVVKEEPADALYKPSANVLIESVAKAQGRRAVGAIFTGMGNDGLLGIRELKSRGGYILAQNDASCVVYGMPKAIVDAKLTDEILDIDDMAEALMASIYK, encoded by the coding sequence TTGATTAGGGTTGTAGTAGTAGATGATTCTGCATTTATGCGGAAAGCGCTGACAACGATGCTGGAGAAGGATCCAGATATTAAGGTTGTTGCGACAGCACGTAACGGTGCTGAGGGACTTACTGTCATCAGGCAGTATAATCCTGATGTTGTAACTCTTGATATTGAAATGCCTAAGATGGACGGCCTTACTGCGCTTCGTCATATTATGATGGAGATGCCGCGTCCTGTTTTGATGATCAGCTCCCTTACTACGGAAGGTGCGGAATCAACGCTTAAAGCTATGGAGCTTGGGGCAGTTGATTTTATTCCAAAGCAGCTTTCTAAGGTTTCACTTGAGATCGTTAAAATTGAAAAGGACCTTCAACAAAAAGTAAAATCCGTTTCCCGTCGTAAAATTCGTGCTCCGCGTACAAGCAGACCTTCTCTTGCAGCTAAGGCTGCGCCTCGTGTTGCAGCTCCAGTAATGCGCGGGAGACCGAAGCGTGATGTTGTAGCGATTGGTGTTTCTACCGGTGGTCCTCCTGCTGTGCAGAAAGTGTTATCCAAACTTCCTGCAAACTTCCCTGCTGCCATTTTAATTGCACAACATATGCCGGCAGCCTTTACCGGTCCATTTGCAAAGCGTCTTGATAATGTTTGTAAAATTAAGGTGAAGGAAGCTTCCGGTGCAGAGCCTATTGCGCCGGGAACAGCATATATTGCGCCGGGCGGAAAACATATTGTATTGCAGCAGAGTGGCTCCAGAATGGAAGTTGTGGTGAAAGAAGAGCCTGCCGACGCGTTATATAAGCCATCTGCTAACGTGTTGATTGAGTCTGTTGCAAAAGCACAGGGACGTCGTGCTGTGGGGGCAATTTTCACTGGTATGGGGAATGATGGCTTGCTTGGAATTCGTGAACTTAAGAGCAGGGGCGGATATATCTTAGCACAAAACGATGCCTCTTGTGTTGTTTATGGAATGCCTAAAGCAATTGTGGACGCAAAGCTGACTGATGAGATCCTTGATATCGACGATATGGCGGAAGCTCTGATGGCAAGCATTTATAAATAA
- a CDS encoding response regulator encodes MSKHILIVDDSKTVRNLVAFIMKNEGFKVTAAEDGLDGLEKLYSCGAVDLIITDINMPHMDGFTFIENVRKQDAYRDLPIVVLSTEGQEQDIKMGMSLGANLYMVKPAQPEKMVRNVRMLLG; translated from the coding sequence ATGAGTAAACATATTCTAATTGTAGACGATTCCAAGACAGTTCGAAATCTCGTAGCGTTTATTATGAAGAATGAAGGTTTTAAGGTTACTGCTGCTGAAGATGGCCTCGATGGTCTGGAGAAGCTGTACTCTTGTGGAGCAGTTGACCTGATTATTACAGATATTAACATGCCGCACATGGATGGTTTTACGTTCATTGAAAATGTGCGCAAGCAGGATGCGTATCGGGATTTGCCTATTGTAGTCCTTTCAACAGAAGGGCAGGAGCAAGATATTAAAATGGGCATGAGCCTAGGGGCAAACCTGTATATGGTAAAACCTGCTCAACCGGAGAAAATGGTTCGAAACGTTCGCATGTTGCTTGGTTAG